Below is a window of Colias croceus chromosome 15, ilColCroc2.1 DNA.
CAATCATATCTCTGAAAATTGTTGTAATTAATCTCATGAACACTTTAGGACAAGTAGCTAAGCCAAATGGTGCTCTCAAAAATTCATATTGTCCTGTCGGGGTAACAAAAGCTGTATATTTGCATGACTCTTCATTTActttcaaatgaaaatatcCATTCTTTAAATCTAAAGCTGAATATACTTTAGCGCTTGCTAATTTATCTATAAGATCGTCTACTATTGGAAGAGGATATTCATCttttaaaatctttttgtTTAACAGTCTATAATCAATACAAATCCTAATTGAACCGTCTTTCTTTTTTACCAATACCAGAGGACTAGCAAAATCTGAATAACTTACCCTTATAATGCCGTCTTTTAACCATTCTTGTATCTGCTTGTCAACCTCGTGCTGCTCCTTAGGTGACAGTCTGCGTGGCCGCTGTGCAACAGGTGTCTCGTCCATCAAAGTTATTTTCAGTTCCACAGGAGCTTCCTTTGTTTGCTGTGGCTTGTAGCTGTCAACTAACCTCACTACTTCATCTTTCACACTTTCATTACTTACTGTACCTACAAGATCAACagtagaaaaaaaacaattaattttcgTCATCCAACTTTCACCTTTCGGAAAAACAAACACTGTTCCTTCATCCATTACCATAACAACATTGCTCAAGAACGCACGACCTATAATAGCACGGTAAGGCATACAGTTATtaggtacaatataaaatgtcTCTTGTTCAAAATCACGCCCGTCGATTCGTAACTTCACAATACAATGTCCAAGTGTTTTCACTTTTGCACTGCCGAGACCGGTGAGTACAACATTGTTGTCGTATTTTGGGGTACACATCGATAAATAAACGTCCTCGTTGATCAAATTCACGTCGCTACCACTGTCCATGAGCGCTGTGGtttcaatattattcaaaacaatttttttcaaacgcTTTTCCTCACTTTTCTTTGTTAATTCGTCATTGTTTACAATCTTCATAACCTGTTGAGACTTGTCATCTGTCAACTGATTAATAGAAACTTCATTGCAATCATAATCAATCATTCGTTCAATATTTCTTAAGCCGCCATCTTGACCGACAAACTTCAGATCGGAACCTGATTCGCCGATAGATCCGAACATCGTTCTTTTCATACTTCCGATTTGTTGCGATGCAATTTCGTTCTTATCGCCGCCGCTTGCGCTGACGCCATCTTGTTTATGAATGCTTCTACTTTGAAATTTTGATGCACctgtttttttcaaatcacaTGCTGATGCTATATGTCCGTATGAGTTACAACGAAAACATTTAGCTCCTTTTTCTTTATTAGGACAGCTTGATGAGGCATGCCCGTGATCACCACAATTATAACAACGTAATGTGTTTCTTACATGAGATGAATTCGAATATACACTTGTAGGCTTTTCTTGACGGTCTTGACTGGTActaattttctttgtttttgaCTTCACTAACTCATAAATTTTCAGCTTTTCTTTTAATTCCGCGTACGTTTTAATCCCATATAGCATAATCTTACTGTATTCATCATCGATAATACCGTCAACTATGTACTTTATAGTCACGTAATCCGCTAATTTGCCGCGCTTACCCATTTCCTTCATGATAAGTAGATAATCAATGCAGCTTTCATTCGCCTGTTTTTTTCTCGCACTCATTAATTCATGTACCGTTTTTGTATCCCACGTAGATGGAAATTCATTTGATATTTCTTCCGCCAGCTCCTGCCATGTCTTGAATGGTCGTTCCGATTTAAGCCAAAGAAGCGCCGTCCCACTAAGTGATCGCCTGGCAACAAGAAGTTGCTGTAATGGTGTCCACTGAAATATTAATCCATTATCTTCGATATCTTGAATCCACTTTTGTACAGGGTAATTAGAGTCTTGTCCGGTAAATTTCGGTATAAGGTCCGCCGTCATGAATAATGTGTTCTGTTGCTGCTGTGTGTCGCCGccattttgtttaaattcttTTCGTCCTTCGTCTTCAATATTAAAACTGCTGCTGTTTCTCTTATCCTTTCTTCCCATCTTTGCGTCTTTCTTATAGTTGTCGTCTTATTGGAATACGTCTTATTAGTCGTCGTCGTCTTATTAGCATGAAAAGTTGTACCACGCCGCGCCGCCTCGCCCGGTGAGATAACCTTACTTTCCCGCCGATCGTCTTTCCGTCGTAATCTTCGATTTTCCTCTTTCAATTGGACGAGCCCCCAAGATTGTAGGATCGGGGCTAAATGAAAAACACTTTGAACTTCTTGAGATTTATTTTCGGACCACAATcttaatttttagaaaacaTCTTACAGAGAAACAGCCGTCTTCACCCACGATCCCAATGAAAAGAGACAGATCATTCCTCATTCGCTCTTTACTTCACATTCTCTAATTGATTCAATCATAGTCTATCGTTCTTTCATTCTAATCATCGTTCAGAAACTGATCTTACACACGTTAATAAACATCAATTAATCGTACATCTCACCTTATCATCCCACATGTATGTAGTATCATACTTTCAGAATTAGAATTTCtgctaataaaattcacacattCATCTCGATTCtgagattattattttttacatacccCATACAATTTGTAAGTACATAcagaaagttttataaaaacggacactagatggcgctataACGAAAATCACCTCACCTCTTGCGCCTGCATAGGAAATTTCACACGTATAGGTTGTCTAGACGCCAATATATGGTAACACCTTGACAAGCAGTATGGCAATATTCCATATAACGAATAGTTCTGTTTCCTCAACGTCCACGTGCATAATTCTATGTCAGTTTATCATCTAAGGCTATAACGAAAAACATCTCACCTCTTGCGCCTGCATCGGGAACTTAACGCGTATAGGCTGTCTCGACGCCAGTATATGGTAACACCGTGCCAGACAGTATGGCAATATTCCATATAACGAATAGTTGTGTTTCCTCAACGTCCACGTGCATATTTCTATGTCAGTTTATATATTCTAAGGCCATAACAAAAAACATCTCACCTCTTGCGCCTGCATAGGAAATTTCACACGTATAGGTTGTCTCGACGCCAATATATGGTAACACCTTGACAGGCAGTATGGCAACATTCCATATAACGAATAGTTCTGTTTCCTCAACGTCCACGTGTATATTAGATCATATAAACGCAACCAGGACGTCGTTTCGCACGCGGCGTGCAAACGCGCGTCTACACGGGCGGTTGTGTAGTTCTCGAATATTCCGTCCGCTAGTCTGTAAGGTTATGTTTTAGGTTTAGgttatgtttatttagttggtataaaattgatagatgAGGCCGTGAAATGagcagtatttattttttagcattaaaatttttgtgataaatctgaatttttataatgatgGCATCAGGAACAAATGGCATGATGGTTCATCGACTAAATCGAGGGTTTTAtagctttaaaaataagttatcgAACACAGAAGATCATTTtggaaaaaaacataataacttttgtaatttaaattgttatcaTGAACAACATGATTTTCatcaaatattgtaaattagaaattattttgtacagGTCTTTTTTTGCAtagaaatacttttatttctttttaataccATGATTTGCTAAAAATTAGAATTACTTTTATGGgacacaattttttattatttagtatttagtatttacctaTCATACTCCCCAGCAGCCTGTATAACTTTTAACACAGCATTGGGATCCTTATCATTAATGGTGAAGATCGCTTGGAGTGCTTGCATCATCGTCTTATTGCAGTCTTTCATACCCACTGATGTGTTCTCTATATCTTCTATACTTAGCTGTAACAATGTTCAGATTTAAGCgaataggtaaataattaattttactgtGATTGAGTACAATATATAAGTATGGTTGTGTAAAATGATGACGCAGTTGAACGGTGCGAgtggcaatattttctttatttcttaatCATTAGGTGTCgctattgtttaaaaatgttatctgACAAGCTATCATTTCGGAACGAGTGCCACCCACGTTCCAATGTTGCTAACACAAAATTTTTAGTTATGTTCGGTTGGAATTTAATCATCAAAATTTCTTACTTTAAGCTATGTACAacattaaatgttatttttctaaagaaaacttaaatgttggtatttgtttttattaagctattgcatagcttctatcgcgggccttgagcgcggggaccgaatcgagaaattccgtaacgaaaaacctcacgctccccactccgacgggctcggaggcgtggcttgaaggcaaagcatgcaatagctttatcgcggcagtccccgagtgccacacgtcttttttttttttttcacccCTCACCCCCGTCCCCCGCCCCCGCCCCGCTCACCTGCCCGCCCCGCGCCTTGCAGAAGCTCAGCACGTGCAGCGCGCTGCGCACGTCGCCCTGCGCGCGCGCCGCCAGCGCGGACAGCAGCCGCGGCGCCACGCGCAGCCGCTCGC
It encodes the following:
- the LOC123698282 gene encoding uncharacterized protein LOC123698282 gives rise to the protein MGRKDKRNSSSFNIEDEGRKEFKQNGGDTQQQQNTLFMTADLIPKFTGQDSNYPVQKWIQDIEDNGLIFQWTPLQQLLVARRSLSGTALLWLKSERPFKTWQELAEEISNEFPSTWDTKTVHELMSARKKQANESCIDYLLIMKEMGKRGKLADYVTIKYIVDGIIDDEYSKIMLYGIKTYAELKEKLKIYELVKSKTKKISTSQDRQEKPTSVYSNSSHVRNTLRCYNCGDHGHASSSCPNKEKGAKCFRCNSYGHIASACDLKKTGASKFQSRSIHKQDGVSASGGDKNEIASQQIGSMKRTMFGSIGESGSDLKFVGQDGGLRNIERMIDYDCNEVSINQLTDDKSQQVMKIVNNDELTKKSEEKRLKKIVLNNIETTALMDSGSDVNLINEDVYLSMCTPKYDNNVVLTGLGSAKVKTLGHCIVKLRIDGRDFEQETFYIVPNNCMPYRAIIGRAFLSNVVMVMDEGTVFVFPKGESWMTKINCFFSTVDLVGTVSNESVKDEVVRLVDSYKPQQTKEAPVELKITLMDETPVAQRPRRLSPKEQHEVDKQIQEWLKDGIIRLETNSKLL